A DNA window from Schistocerca gregaria isolate iqSchGreg1 chromosome 2, iqSchGreg1.2, whole genome shotgun sequence contains the following coding sequences:
- the LOC126328071 gene encoding uncharacterized protein LOC126328071: MEGNGAEHTNQPLKSTESEFADGTQRPEQRNLSESSRATTAAAVEYVAQEVSLPAEGNPCQRQATAAAGDVGAVGSIGCSHRDSDSNSGSGFGTDTEETDCTSLSDLDEYYRSALEALRTGDEKERNVSIWLDKCQVLVIAESSELHKFATGVLGTACIGNVEVQSIVSEGGNTPEGDSYEQRFQAAEDYILAADQYFATRENARMGKFKDTIEETEDLSEAIMANSRDFMESMILNQCYDETCGETKANVNKNEGRCERPQDELEAKRRRMNSSSESAMTALRDGRTAEKSDTGGVENTVAQQRELMSEHVMHSKHVGERESLTTEGGAENPDDQTSTSRRDSEGGAVEGLSEPTATSSCSETEEERRVEVDKQHAVEDACKRAQVIRKLVTRQREALSRMTATSEARLYKMFSECHFLLTCVKNAGYVCNSALEAHGMAQIALKIAACLGTADIDTVRGAAVSASQSADLAVVNCEKAVQLQKEAVSVMEQAMAPLFDVHDDKFLAERTVLQVTRAAEDVQQFVDTGADVNLDELANKLYQMESMIDKLSEAFQRAKNVDFITKQLAKKFDDAAFHTSVIEAVFGTSYFVLKAMAAAINALEPLS, from the coding sequence ATGGAAGGTAATGGTGCCGAGCACACAAACCAGCCGTTAAAATCTACAGAAAGTGAATTTGCGGATGGAACGCAGCGCCCGGAGCAACGTAATCTATCGGAGAGCAGTCGGGCGACGACAGCTGCCGCTGTGGAGTATGTCGCACAGGAAGTCTCGCTACCTGCCGAAGGCAACCCGTGTCAACGGCAAGCAACTGCAGCGGCCGGGGATGTGGGAGCAGTGGGCAGCATCGGCTGCAGCCACAGGGACAGCGATAGCAACAGTGGCAGTGGGTTTGGCACAGATACCGAAGAGACTGACTGCACATCGTTGTCGGACCTTGATGAATATTACCGCAGTGCTTTGGAAGCACTTCGGACGGGTGATGAAAAGGAAAGAAACGTTTCAATTTGGCTCGACAAATGTCAGGTTCTGGTGATAGCAGAGAGCAGTGAGCTTCACAAGTTTGCCACAGGTGTGTTAGGCACTGCTTGCATTGGAAACGTCGAGGTGCAGTCGATCGTCAGCGAAGGTGGAAACACTCCGGAGGGAGACAGCTACGAGCAGAGGTTCCAAGCAGCTGAAGATTACATACTTGCTGCCGACCAGTATTTTGCTACACGCGAGAATGCGAGGATGGGAAAATTTAAAGACACGATTGAAGAGACTGAAGATCTCTCTGAAGCTATCATGGCAAATAGTAGAGATTTTATGGAGAGCATGATACTGAATCAGTGTTATGATGAGACATGTGGAGAGACGAAAGCGAACGtgaataaaaatgagggaaggtGCGAGAGGCCACAAGATGAGTTGGAGGCGAAACGCAGGAGAATGAATAGTAGCAGTGAAAGTGCGAtgactgcactaagggatggacggacTGCAGAAAAGAGCGATACTGGGGGTGTAGAAAACACGGTGGCCCAACAACGGGAACTGATGTCCGAACATGTGATGCACAGTAAACATGTAGGCGAGAGGGAGAGCTTGACAACAGAGGGTGGTGCTGAGAATCCTGATGATCAAACTAGCACCAGCAGAAGAGACAGTGAGGGTGGTGCTGTAGAAGGCCTTAGCGAGCCTACAGCTACCAGCAGCTGTAGCGAGACAGAAGAAGAAAGGCGCGTGGAAGTTGATAAACAGCATGCTGTAGAAGACGCTTGCAAGAGAGCTCAAGTAATACGAAAGCTGGTCACACGGCAGCGGGAAGCACTCTCGAGGATGACTGCCACGTCCGAAGCGCGCTTGTATAAAATGTTTTCGGAGTGTCATTTCCTGCTTACCTGCGTGAAAAACGCAGGGTACGTGTGCAATTCGGCTCTAGAAGCGCACGGGATGGCCCAGATTGCACTGAAAATAGCAGCGTGTTTAGGCACGGCAGATATAGACACCGTGAGGGGGGCTGCCGTCAGTGCGTCACAGAGCGCAGACCTGGCTGTGGTAAACTGCGAGAAAGCGGTTCAGCTCCAGAAGGAAGCCGTCAGCGTCATGGAGCAGGCCATGGCGCCCCTGTTCGACGTTCACGATGATAAGTTCCTAGCTGAACGCACTGTCCTGCAGGTCACCAGGGCCGCTGAGGATGTACAGCAGTTCGTCGACACAGGAGCCGACGTTAATCTGGACGAGCTAGCAAATAAACTCTATCAAATGGAATCGATGATTGACAAACTCTCGGAAGCTTTCCAAAGGGCAAAGAATGTTGATTTCATCACGAAACAGCTGGCTAAAAAGTTTGATGATGCCGCGTTCCATACTTCGGTCATAGAGGCCGTGTTTGGGACATCGTACTTCGTTCTCAAAGCGATGGCAGCAGCGATAAATGCTCTTGAACCCCTGTCTTGA